The following coding sequences are from one Humulus lupulus chromosome X, drHumLupu1.1, whole genome shotgun sequence window:
- the LOC133806244 gene encoding basic leucine zipper 4 — MFLSKEAAQCQYGPVFEAGEIEELWSLLQPGTINNSGSEGSSRAVYSVDEQKLRRMISNRESARRSRWRKKRHLEDLTEQVNRLKVENRDLKNRLAHMAQQCHVAWRENDRLTSEFSALQSKLSDLCRILVAMQS; from the coding sequence ATGTTCCTCTCCAAAGAAGCGGCTCAGTGCCAATACGGTCCGGTTTTCGAAGCCGGTGAGATAGAGGAGCTCTGGTCCCTGCTTCAACCGGGGACTATTAATAATTCCGGTTCAGAGGGTTCGAGCCGGGCAGTTTACTCGGTGGACGAGCAAAAGCTTAGGCGTATGATATCTAACCGCGAGTCGGCTCGGCGGTCACGCTGGCGAAAGAAGAGACACTTAGAGGATCTGACTGAACAGGTGAACCGGCTAAAAGTAGAGAACCGGGATCTCAAGAATCGGCTGGCACATATGGCCCAACAGTGTCACGTTGCATGGAGAGAAAATGACCGATTAACTTCCGAATTCTCAGCCCTGCAGTCTAAACTTTCGGATCTATGCCGGATTTTGGTTGCCATGCAATCATAA